In Micromonospora inyonensis, the genomic window TTCTCCAAGCCGCCCGCCGGGTCGTTCGTCCCGGTCGCCGGGGGACCGGGAGGCGGGTGGTGCGGTCCGACAGGCCGGGGACGACCACCCCATGATGGCAGAGCCGCCTCCCGCCGGGCCCGGGGCGCAGGACCCGCCGCGTCCGGTCGCGGCCGCTGCTGGCCGGGCGCATAGGATGTCCGGTCATGGCACGCGTGCTCACTCCCCGCGCGGAGGACTTCCCCCGCTGGTACCAGGACCTGATCGCCAAGGCGAAGCTCGCCGACAACGGGCCGGTGCGGGGCACCATGGTCATCCGACCGGCCGGCTACGCCATCTGGGAACGGATGCAGGCCGAGATGGACGCCCGGATCAAGGACGCCGGGGCGGAGAACGCGTACTTCCCGCTCTTCATCCCGGAGAGCTACCTCAAGCGGGAGGCCGAGCACGTCGAGGGCTTCTCGCCCGAGCTGGCGGTGGTCACCCACGGCGGTGGCAAGCAGCTCGCCGAGCCGGTCGTGGTCCGGCCGACCAGCGAGACGGTCATCGGCGAGTTCATGGCCAAGTGGGTGGACTCCTACCGCGACCTCCCGCTGCTGCTCAACCAGTGGGCCAACGTGGTCCGCTGGGAGCTGCGCCCCCGGATCTTCCTGCGCACCAGCGAGTTCCTCTGGCAGGAGGGGCACACCGCGCACGCGACCCGCTCCGACGCCCGCGCCTACGCCCGCAGGATCCTGCACGAGGCGTACGAGGACCTGATGGTCAACGTGCTGGCCATCCCGGTGCAGGTGGGCCTGAAGACGGCCCGGGAGCGGTTCGCCGGGGCGACCGCCACCTACACCCTCGAAGGCATGATGGGCGACGGCAAGGCGCTCCAGCTCGGCACCAGCCACGAACTGGGGCAGAACTTCGCCAAGGCGTTCGACATCACCTACTCTTCCGCCGAGGGCGGCCGGGAGCACGCCTGGACGACCTCCTGGGGCACCTCGACCCGGATGCTCGGCGGCCTGATCATGTGCCACGGCGACGACAACGGCCTGCGGGTCCCGCCGAAGCTCGCGCCGATCCAGGTGTACGTGATGGTGGTCAAGGACGGCGAGGGCCCTGGCGGCCCTGCCGAGGCGGCGCGGAAGCTCTCCGACGCGCTGCGTGACGCCGGGGTGCGGGTCGCGCTCGACGACCGCACCGACACCCCGTTCGGCCGCCGGGCCGTCGACGCCGAGCTGCGCGGCTATCCGGTACGCGTCGAGGTCGGCCCCCGCGACCTGGCCGCCGGCAACGCGGTGCTGGTCCGTCGTACGGACGGTTCGAAGACCCCGGTGCCGGTGGCCGACGTGGTCGACGCGGTGCTCGCCGCGCTGACCGCCGACCAGCGGGCGCTGTACGACCAGGCGCTGGCCCACCGCGAGTCCCGGACCCGGGAGGTGGCCACCCTGGCCGAGGCGATCGAGGCCGCCGCCACCGGCTGGGCCCGGGTGCCGTGGTCGGCGGTGGGTGTCGCGGGCGAGGCCGAGGCGAACGCCCAGGGCGTGACGGTGCGGTGCCTGCTGCGGGCCGACGGTTCCGTGCCGGACTCGGAGGACGAGGCTGACCTGGTCGCCATCCTCGCTCGGGCGTACTGACACAGGTGGTGTGCAGGGGACCCCTGTCACCGCCTCGTGCGGAGCAGGGGTCCCCTGCACACGAACGGGGGAGGGCGCGGTAAACGGAACGGGGGGAGGGCGCGGGTGCGGTTCGAGCCGGGGCGACTGATCGTGCACCGGAACGTGCGGCGGGGCCGGATCGGCTGGGTACGGCCGGCCCGGGTGGTCAGCGACGACGATCGCGGCCTGCTGATCTGGATCGCCCGGGACTCCCCGGTCGCCAGCGAGGTCAGCGCCGACGGCCGGGGCATGCGGGCGATGCCGTTCGCCGAGTGGGTGACCTCCCCGTCGTACGGGCTGGCGAAGAGCCGCTGGAACGGCCCGCCGCTGCTGAAGTTCCTACCCGCCGGGGCCGCCCACTCGGTCTGGTGGTTCTCCGACGAGGACGGGCATTTCGCCAACTGGTACGTCAACCTGGAGGAACCGGGCGTCCGCTGGGACGACGGCGACCTCGCCGGGATCGACATGGTCGACCAGGACCTCGACGTGGTCGTCCGGCCGGACCTGAGCTGGCAGTGGAAGGACGAGGAGGAGTTCGCCGAGCGGCTCGCCCTCGCCGAGCACTACTGGGTGGCCGACGAGGCCGCGGTCCGGGCCGAGGGGCGGCGGGTGATCGCGCTCGCCGAGGCGGGAGAGTTCCCCTTCGACGGCACCTGGTGCGACTTCACCCCACCGCCGGACTGGGCGCCCCCGCCGGTCCTGCCGCCGGGCTGGGACCGCCCACCCGTGCGCTGAGTCGACCCGGTGCGAGGGATCGGCGCGGAATCTGGCAGAATGGCTGGCTGGTATCCGGCGCGTGTCCGGCGCCCTCTAACCCGAGCATGCCGCCAGTCCACCGAGCAGTCCCCGGCCCATCCCCACTGTGCCGGTCGGCTCTCACCCGCCGCACCGCCCGTTCGGGCCGGTGAGAATCGCAACAGGAGCGAAAACACTGTGGCCGTAAAGATCCGGCTCCTGCGGATGGGCAAGATCCGCAACCCGCAGTACCGCATCGTCGTCGCCGACTCGCGCACCAAGCGTGACGGTCGCGCGATCGAGTTCGTCGGGATCTACCAGCCGAAGGAGGACCCTTCGGTCATCGAGGTCAAGTCGGACCGGGTCCAGTACTGGCTGTCCGTCGGCGCCCAGCCGAGCGAGGCGGTGCAGCGCCTGCTGGAGCTGACCGGCGACTGGCAGAAGTTCAAGGGCCTGCCGGCCCCACCGCCGCTGAAGGTCGCCGCCGAGCGGGTCAACCGCCAGGAGGCGTACGAGGCCGAGGCGAAGGCCGCGGCCGGTCTGACCGACGCCCCGGCCAAGCCGGCGAAGAAGGCCGAGAAGGCCGAGAAGGCCGAGAAGAACGAGGCGCCGAAGGCTGAGGCGCCGGCCGCTGCGGACTCCGGCGAGCAGGCCTGACATGGCGATCCGTCCGGCCCTGGAGCACCTGGTCAAGGGGATCGTCGACCACCCGGACGACGTGCGCGTCCGGTTGGTGGATTCCCATCGGGGCAAGCGGCTCGAAGTCCGCGTGCACCCGGAGGACCTCGGCACGGTGATCGGGCGGTCCGGCCGGACCGCCAAGGCGCTGCGCCAGGTGATCGGCTCCATCGGCGGGCGCGGGGTCCGCGTCGACATCGTCGATTCGTACTGATGCTTCTCGTCGTCGGCAGGATCGGTAAGCCGCACGGTGTCCGCGGTGAGGTCACCGTGGAGGTGCGGACCGACGAGCCCGAATCACGGTTCGCCCCCGGCTCGGTGTTGACCACCGAACCGGGGGCGAAGCCCGCGAACCCGGCACCCGGCCCGGGTGTCCCCTACCAGGTGCCCGACCGGCTGACCGTCGAGTCCGCCCGCTGGCACCAGGGGCACCTGCTGGTCGCCTTCGAGGGCGTACTCGACCGCGACGTCGCCGAGGCGCTGCGCGGCACGCTGCTCGTCGTGGACAGCGCCGGGGTCGCACCGCCGGAGGACCCGGAGGAGTTCCACGACCACCAGCTCGTCGGGCTGGCCGTGGTCACCCCGGCCGGTGAGCACCTGGGCGAGGTGGCCCGCATCGACCACGCGCCCGCC contains:
- the proS gene encoding proline--tRNA ligase, giving the protein MARVLTPRAEDFPRWYQDLIAKAKLADNGPVRGTMVIRPAGYAIWERMQAEMDARIKDAGAENAYFPLFIPESYLKREAEHVEGFSPELAVVTHGGGKQLAEPVVVRPTSETVIGEFMAKWVDSYRDLPLLLNQWANVVRWELRPRIFLRTSEFLWQEGHTAHATRSDARAYARRILHEAYEDLMVNVLAIPVQVGLKTARERFAGATATYTLEGMMGDGKALQLGTSHELGQNFAKAFDITYSSAEGGREHAWTTSWGTSTRMLGGLIMCHGDDNGLRVPPKLAPIQVYVMVVKDGEGPGGPAEAARKLSDALRDAGVRVALDDRTDTPFGRRAVDAELRGYPVRVEVGPRDLAAGNAVLVRRTDGSKTPVPVADVVDAVLAALTADQRALYDQALAHRESRTREVATLAEAIEAAATGWARVPWSAVGVAGEAEANAQGVTVRCLLRADGSVPDSEDEADLVAILARAY
- a CDS encoding DUF402 domain-containing protein, encoding MRFEPGRLIVHRNVRRGRIGWVRPARVVSDDDRGLLIWIARDSPVASEVSADGRGMRAMPFAEWVTSPSYGLAKSRWNGPPLLKFLPAGAAHSVWWFSDEDGHFANWYVNLEEPGVRWDDGDLAGIDMVDQDLDVVVRPDLSWQWKDEEEFAERLALAEHYWVADEAAVRAEGRRVIALAEAGEFPFDGTWCDFTPPPDWAPPPVLPPGWDRPPVR
- the rpsP gene encoding 30S ribosomal protein S16; protein product: MAVKIRLLRMGKIRNPQYRIVVADSRTKRDGRAIEFVGIYQPKEDPSVIEVKSDRVQYWLSVGAQPSEAVQRLLELTGDWQKFKGLPAPPPLKVAAERVNRQEAYEAEAKAAAGLTDAPAKPAKKAEKAEKAEKNEAPKAEAPAAADSGEQA
- a CDS encoding RNA-binding protein, with translation MRTPASRPDMAIRPALEHLVKGIVDHPDDVRVRLVDSHRGKRLEVRVHPEDLGTVIGRSGRTAKALRQVIGSIGGRGVRVDIVDSY
- the rimM gene encoding ribosome maturation factor RimM (Essential for efficient processing of 16S rRNA); the protein is MLLVVGRIGKPHGVRGEVTVEVRTDEPESRFAPGSVLTTEPGAKPANPAPGPGVPYQVPDRLTVESARWHQGHLLVAFEGVLDRDVAEALRGTLLVVDSAGVAPPEDPEEFHDHQLVGLAVVTPAGEHLGEVARIDHAPASDLLVLRRPEGRTALIPFVRAIVPEVDLAGGRVVVDPPGGLLDL